A stretch of Lysinibacillus agricola DNA encodes these proteins:
- a CDS encoding zinc-ribbon domain-containing protein, with translation MERVKNLKDNAMLKINTYLWVEWDFEKNNVSELNVYDTTKSSGKVAWWICPKCKSSYDATVNQRRKGQKCPYCSGRRVNDTNSLVSLRPTIASEWIESIGINLTPNDVTCGSKYKVRWKCDFGHEWVASIDRRTRGDGCPYCNGGTNLILKGVNDMWTTNLDLAKLLENPEDGYKYKQTSGKKVIWRCPDCETTISKKISDVKWQGLYCPVCSDGVSLGEKIMYCLLKELNIDFDYDSAKYWSQGKRYDFYIPSHKMIIEVHGLQHYKESFERIGGKTLLEEQENDKYKKQLAKENGTMTYIEVDAKKSNFEYIKNSILSTDIVKFFNFEADVFNEISFEIKKGFTSRAWEMWNSGKSINEISEELKLHDTTIRRYLELGYSLGKCSFKIKQR, from the coding sequence TTGGAAAGAGTTAAAAATTTAAAAGATAATGCAATGTTAAAAATAAATACATATTTATGGGTTGAATGGGATTTTGAAAAGAATAATGTTTCAGAATTGAATGTATACGATACAACTAAAAGTAGTGGAAAAGTAGCGTGGTGGATTTGTCCTAAATGTAAAAGTAGTTATGATGCAACAGTAAATCAAAGAAGGAAAGGTCAAAAATGTCCTTATTGTAGTGGAAGAAGAGTTAACGATACGAACTCTTTAGTTTCATTAAGACCAACTATTGCGTCTGAATGGATTGAGTCTATAGGTATAAACTTAACTCCAAACGATGTTACTTGCGGAAGTAAGTATAAGGTTCGATGGAAATGTGATTTTGGACATGAATGGGTAGCTTCGATTGATCGTAGGACTAGAGGTGATGGTTGTCCTTATTGTAATGGTGGAACTAACCTAATTTTAAAAGGTGTTAATGATATGTGGACTACTAATCTAGATTTAGCTAAGTTATTAGAAAACCCTGAAGATGGATATAAGTATAAGCAAACTAGTGGAAAGAAAGTGATATGGAGATGTCCAGATTGCGAGACTACTATTTCAAAGAAAATATCTGATGTTAAATGGCAAGGGTTATATTGTCCAGTATGTTCAGACGGAGTTAGTTTAGGTGAAAAAATAATGTATTGTTTGTTAAAAGAATTAAATATAGATTTCGATTATGATAGTGCAAAGTACTGGTCACAAGGAAAACGTTATGATTTTTATATTCCTTCTCATAAAATGATAATTGAAGTACACGGATTACAACATTATAAAGAATCATTTGAGCGTATTGGAGGCAAGACTTTACTTGAAGAGCAAGAGAATGATAAATATAAAAAACAATTAGCAAAAGAAAACGGGACAATGACTTATATAGAAGTGGATGCTAAAAAAAGTAATTTTGAATACATAAAGAATTCAATATTGAGTACTGACATCGTAAAGTTTTTTAATTTTGAAGCAGATGTATTTAATGAGATATCATTTGAGATAAAAAAAGGATTCACTAGTAGAGCATGGGAAATGTGGAATTCTGGAAAATCAATAAATGAAATATCTGAAGAACTAAAACTACATGATACTACAATCAGAAGATATCTCGAGTTAGGTTATTCTCTTGGTAAATGTAGCTTTAAAATAAAACAAAGATAA
- a CDS encoding tyrosine-type recombinase/integrase, producing MLRDRAKKLPEVTDEMWNEVNKEFRDLVSEYIASQSHSPQTKKQYLSMLRQFGWFICSSLNNKPIYKIKKRDIIRYLSYLRDDRRMSPSAIGTRKAVISSLCNYIENVVMDDFDDDEENPYKNFRNFTRGLPAIPKSSVYEKIKITKDEYLEMMKVLEDDENYLGMAWLATAFNTGARRNEIIQFKSEIATYEIDENATYIMSHNVRLKGRGEDGKIEPYMVNFEALKYIKLWLEKRGYDHEYIFTKKYGDEIKVVEEGWANYLCSSVLSHILERRINPHLFKASAVTYLLEQGVPLELVSKFVAHHENVATTIAHYDLRDHAEEKNNIFGSLNT from the coding sequence ATGCTACGTGACAGAGCAAAGAAATTACCAGAAGTAACTGATGAAATGTGGAATGAAGTCAATAAAGAATTTAGAGATTTAGTTTCCGAATACATAGCATCTCAATCACACTCACCTCAAACTAAAAAACAGTATTTATCAATGTTGCGTCAATTCGGGTGGTTTATTTGTTCCTCCTTAAATAACAAACCTATTTATAAGATTAAGAAAAGAGATATCATTAGATACTTGTCTTATTTACGAGATGACCGTAGAATGTCTCCTTCCGCAATTGGTACTCGTAAAGCAGTTATTTCTAGTTTATGTAACTATATAGAAAATGTAGTAATGGATGATTTTGACGATGATGAAGAAAATCCATATAAAAATTTCAGAAACTTTACTCGTGGATTACCTGCTATTCCAAAAAGTTCAGTATATGAAAAGATTAAAATTACAAAAGATGAATATCTTGAAATGATGAAAGTCTTAGAAGATGATGAGAATTATTTAGGAATGGCTTGGTTAGCTACAGCATTTAACACTGGTGCTAGACGTAATGAAATTATTCAATTTAAGTCTGAAATAGCAACTTATGAAATCGATGAAAATGCTACATATATCATGAGTCATAATGTACGTTTAAAAGGTCGTGGTGAAGACGGTAAAATTGAACCTTATATGGTCAACTTTGAAGCATTAAAATACATAAAACTTTGGTTAGAAAAACGTGGATATGACCACGAGTATATCTTCACTAAAAAATATGGAGATGAGATTAAAGTTGTAGAAGAAGGATGGGCTAACTATTTATGCTCCAGTGTTCTTTCTCATATCCTTGAAAGACGAATAAATCCTCACTTGTTTAAAGCTAGTGCAGTAACTTACTTATTAGAGCAAGGAGTTCCGTTAGAATTAGTAAGTAAATTCGTAGCGCATCACGAAAATGTGGCTACAACGATTGCTCATTAT